Proteins encoded within one genomic window of Cyprinus carpio isolate SPL01 chromosome A15, ASM1834038v1, whole genome shotgun sequence:
- the LOC109082383 gene encoding E3 ubiquitin-protein ligase TRIM39-like, with amino-acid sequence MINCVSSSSYSALSEEIQCSSCLNLFTDPVSTPCEHNFCKNCLNQCWNNSQTYNCPFCKETFSKRPDLKINTALKQNKSEVLCDICDDIKMKALKMCLVCQSSYCETHLEPHHRAPNLKKHKLIDPVEDLEDYFCQKHEKPLELFCRDDQMCVCLLCAVTNHRNHNTVAVEEESKERWSQLLDMQTDVQQMIQDRIKKIQDIKKVSTHRKLQHQKKRKEDCTELFTDLMRSIERCQSELLEMMEQKQKAAGKQAEELIKELEQEITELKRRDTELEQLSHTEDHLHLLQIFPSLIRPKFTCSWSEISISDTQLSVETLRKALIQLQETLDEKLSRTVMKRMQQYAVDVTLDPETAYPKLILSDDRKQVTSADFDIVLRDNPERFNFCSLVLAKEGFSTGRFYFEVQVEGKTDWDLGVARESINRKGMISESPDNGYWVVVMRDGNQYRARESPSVPLSLRMKPQVVGVFVDYEEGLVSFYDVEARSHMYSFTGQSFTEKLYPLFSPDSKKGGKNLAPLIILPVS; translated from the exons ATGATAAATTGTGTTTCTTCATCTTCCTATTCAGCTCTATCAGAAGAGATCCAGTGTTCGAGCTGTCTAAATTTGTTCACTGATCCAGTCAGCACTCCATGTGAACACAACTTCTGTAAGAACTGCCTGAACCAGTGCTGGAACAACAGTCAGACCTACAACTGTCCATTCTGTAAAGAAACCTTCAGTAAAAGACCTGACCTCAAGATCAACACAGCACTCAAACAGAATAAATCTGAGGTTCTCTGTGACATCTGTGATGATATTAAGATGAAAGCACTGAAGATGTGCCTGGTGTGTCAGAGCTCTTACTGTGAAACTCACCTGGAGCCTCATCACAGAGCCCCAAATTTAAAGAAACACAAACTGATCGATCCTGTGGAGGATCTTGAGGACTATTTCTGTCAGAAACATGAGAAACCTCTGGAGCTGTTCTGTAGAGAtgatcagatgtgtgtgtgtttgctctgtgCTGTAACAAATCACAGGAATCACAACACTGTTGCTGTAGAGGAGGAGAGCAAAGAGAGATGG AGCCAGCTGCTGGACATGCAGACAGATGTGCAGCAGATGATCCAGGACAGAATTAAGAAAATTCAAGACATCAAAAAAGTGAGTACTCACAGGAAATT ACAGCATCAGAAAAAGAGGAAAGAAGACTGCACTGAGCTCTTCACTGATCTGATGCGCTCCATTGAGAGATGTCAGTCTGAGCTGCTGGAGATGATGGAGCAGAAGCAGAAAGCAGCAGGGAAGCAGGCTGAAGAGCTGATTAaagagctggagcaggagatcactgAGCTAAAGAGGAGAGACACTGAACTGGAGCAGCTCTCACACACTGAGGATCACCTGCACCTCCTACAG ATTTTCCCATCGCTGATCAGACCTAAATTCACCTGCAGCTGGTCTGAGATCAGTATTAGTGACACTCAGCTGAGTGTGGAGACTCTGAGGAAAGCTCTGATTCAACTGCAGGAGACTCTAGACGAGAAACTTAGCAGAACTG TGATGAAGAGGATGCAACAATATGCAG TGGATGTTACTCTGGATCCTGAAACAGCTTATCCAAAACTCATTCTCTCTGATGATAGAAAACAAGTGACAAGTGCAGACTTCGATATTGTACTCAGAGATAACCCAGAGCGGTTTAATTTTTGTTCCCTTGTCCTGGCAAAAGAGGGCTTCAGCACAGgaagattttattttgaagtgcagGTAGAGGGAAAGACAGATTGGGATTTAGGAGTGGCCAGAGAATCCATTAATAGGAAGGGAATGATCTCAGAGAGTCCTGATAATGGATATTGGGTTGTAGTTATGAGGGATGGGAATCAGTACAGAGCTCGTGAATCTCCCTCTGTCCCTCTGTCTTTGAGAATGAAGCCTCAGGTTGTAGGTGTGTTCGTGGATTACGAGGAGGGTTTGGTCTCCTTTTATGATGTGGAGGCCAGATCTCATATGTATTCTTTCACTGGTCAGTCTTTCACTGAGAAACTCTACCCACTGTTTAGCCCCGATAGTAAAAAAGGAGGCAAAAATTTAGCACCACTGATCATTTTACCTGtcagttaa